GTTCTGTAATCTGTACACCCTTGTTTGGATTCTATCTGGTGCTGTACATTGTACGGTACCCATAACCCACCGCCACAATCCCTTTTCCGTAATTATGTATTAGAGAGCGTCCATTTTGTTTATTAGTTACCTTTTTTGTGGTAATAATTTGTTTAATAGCTGCCACAAGCGCTAAAGCGAGTGGGGTTCGAGGAAAACGAACTGTGGGGTACAGAAAGTCCACTACGCGATCGCTCCTTCCTAAATGGATCATCCAACGCCTCAGGTTTGTCACCGAACCGACCTCATCGACGGTTCATATACTTCCGTGGATCGATGAACATTCTAATTCATTAATAACCGTCGATATTACTCCACATCATACAATATAATAAATCTAACGGTCCATATTTGATAACAGTGTATACGAAAGAAAAGCAGTTACAAAGCATTCTCCGGCTATCCGgacaaagggagagagagagagagagagagagagagagactcagaGAGCCAACAGTGAGACGCGAGAGACCAGAGATCGGGTTTAGGAATTTGGAGTTCGGACTTGGgagtggaggaggagatggagaaggagagagaaagatatgtTTACATGGCAAAGGTTGCAGAGCAAGCAGAGAGATACGATGGTGACTTACTCTTTTACTCTTTATTCACAAACCAAGATTTCAGTAAAAGCTTCCATTTGAATTAgcttctacttctacttcttcttcttctgctgctgctgctgattctGCTCTTAATAATGGGATGAGAACAGTAGAAAGCAAGAATTTCCTCATGTTTCTTGATTAACTTAATTATACTGATGTTGCTTGTCAGTTTGCTTTAGTGTATGGCCGAAGGAAAATCATCCCCTTCGTTTTTGTTTTCTCCGTCTTCACTTTTAATAGTTTCTGGTTATCATCTGTGGTTTTGTTACTAGTCCCTTttctgtttccttttttttattataccCACCGACTATTTTTGTTGTAGCCAGTGGGGAATGGTTTTGATAGAAGTAGTGGCCAAGCTTTTCTGTTTATCCCCATCTGATGCCATCATCTCTTTGCGTTGATTTCTCTTTATGTgggtgttttcattttttttatttattttatggatGTTCTTAAGAAAATTCTTATTCAGCCTTTCACCCGGTAGTTGTTTGATTTGCTTCTATATACTTTGTGCTGCATACCTTCGTTATTTATGCGGTTGCTTTGTGTTTGCTTGATTTTACTAGACAGAGACTACAAAAAATCTTTTCGTAGTATTCTTGATCTGTACTACAGGGTTTGTTCGGGTCTGCGTAATATAAGTTTACATTCCCAAGTGTTGACATAATTCCCCATCCTTGGTCAAtttctttggagtttggaccaTCCATAGTCACCTTTCATTCAATATGTGACTATTTTGGTTGCCTATCCAGTTGATACTCTTGGCACTAACCCAAATTCTCTCAGTTTAACACGAAGGATCTCGGGGGTGAAATTGACTAAAATTGATTATGCCTGGGGAGGCTATGATTAAACTAGTCCCTTACCTTGTTGAGTAGAAGTTAAAGGCCATTGAAACTGTGATACTCCTGCCCACAGTTTGACCAAATGCCCGTTTGGGTCTGAACATTTTCAGGAGATAGATGAATAGAGAGAGATGGGAGGGGAGaagaaggggggtggggggactGTGTCGATTGAGAAAATTTCCAACACAATGCCACATTGGAGAGAAATTACCTTTCATAGGTGGCAAGCTCAGACTGATTAAGGTCCTTCTTTTCTAGTTTTCTGGTATTCTAGCTTGTGTAAGGTCCAACTCTGAAGGGCCTTGGAAATTGGTGTATATCCTGAGACATGTCAGGTTCTTAGCTTTGCAGGTGTGCTGCTCATTCAGATGGATGCCAATAACAGCTAATGCGATGGCGATCTTTTGGTAAGGGAAGGAGTTTAGAGACTGTTGGAGCTCAGTGaactctgttcttcttcttttttagtaATTGGGTTAATTTCTGTTTTTCGTTGTGGGTTCTTGTTGCAGGTATGTTTGGTTTGTTGTGGGATTTTTGTCTCTGTTTTTATTGTAATTCTTCTCCTCTGGATCAATAAGTTTTAGTTGTTATCtataagaaaaaaaggagatgcAAGAAACCACACttagccgatcccatttagttgggtgctgagttgttgttgttgcaagaAACAACACTTGATTTGTTTATGTTCAGGAAAAATGAGGAGTTAGATTATGGTGTTTATTAAAGAAAAGCGTTACACTTCTAGCACCCTAGTCATAAATTAAATATTGGTATTGGTGCACATATCTGTCGTCTGAAATTAGGATACTATattgtattattttatttccactAAGATCCATTGGAAAAGGATTAAGATGTTGCCATGATAAAGGGCAAACCCAGTGCAtcaggctcccgccactgcggtgTTTGGGTAgtgtcataatgtacacaacctACCCCTGCCTTGCTGTTTCATGACTCAAACCTGagaccactaggttgcaatggagcaaccttaccgttgcgctgAGGTCCGCCTCTAATATGTTGCTATGATACATCACATAAAAGCTTACCTTAGATTAGGGGCGATATTTGAAGTTATAAAACTAATAtggcaaaaagaaaaagaagaagtgcATTTGGGCACTGTTTGTTTTAGTGCATATGTTTACAAATATTCGTAGAAATTAGTGTTATGTTGTGCCTAAATACACATTGTTCTTTCAGTGGATGTGATAAAGTTTAGAAGTTAGAGGCTTTTGCTCTGCCAATATTATGAAAAATGATATTCGGTTTATAATGATGTAAGTTGTTTTCTGCAAAATAGCTTGTACAGGTGCTAATATTCAATGAACTAGATAAATAATAAGATTTTTGTAGCTATGACAAATTAACTAGTTTTCCAGAATATATTTTCAACATCTTACATTCAAATAAATGGGTCCTTGATAGGAAACATCCAGATAGGAAACttaaacttttctttttctctacaTAACAAATAAGGAAAAAGGGATTTGACTGCTAGAAGGGATCATGCTGCATGGTCCTGGTCTTGCCATGCGGCTAGTCATTTGGTTATTTTGACAGTTCAATGGATGGGGAGATAGCCACGTGTCAAATCTGGTGGTTAATCTCAATTTTAGgcttttccctttgttttttccATTCCCCCGTTTCTCAAATGGAGTTGACTCAGCCAATTTCCAAATCCTTATTCTTATATGTGGcatgatgcagataagtcatcTAAAGGGCTGTGGAAACAAGCCTTGGGTTGGgatatgtaggtgttgggcctttgatcccatgttttctttgtaatgagccactttaatgggcctaaaatatgggtagaaagtagtaaaatccTGTTTTGAatcagtttctttcattattttagttttctagtcagtttatgttatcTTAAGCCTGATTtgttatgatttctatttcaatttcatggggtgatttctatttcggaaattgtttggtttgatttttgcaccttattatgaaatagaaatcaaatggaatagaaattctgaaataactgAGGAtctgtttcagaatttttatttcatttgattggactcttgctctttaatgagcacatggttaatttgatgggcaaagtagtaatttcatgttaaaaattaaacaccacccttcttcttctcctaacggtctcaccaccaccatgccGCCACCACCCCGccaccactgccaccgccaccgccaccgccaccgctaccaccaccaccaccaccaccaccaccaccaccacttccacgCTACCACCACTACCCCGCCACTGCTATCCATAGTTCAAAGACTGGGCAAAATTTTCCCGAAATTATgaatattttggtaatttcgaACCCTTAGAGATGAAACGTCTATTTGTTATACCACCgcccttcccaaagaaatatagagagtctattctcataaattgaactaccaaatggatttatttatttattttttattcttgaaatatttcatattgatacaaccaaaataatttcaatttcttgaccaaaaatctatatgttgactatttcatgaattcaatccaaaattgaaagaaatcataccaaatttgGCCTTagtagttaaggattgggttaggcctttcctttttattgtttgagtctgtttttgagtcttctatataagtttgtaaggggctacagccttgtacacaaatttgattaatgagtctgagaaaaaaaacatagcttcatgctttgctctgtgagagtGTATGGTGTGACTGGATCTACATTATGCCAATGTTGAATTGAGTTGAAAATCTACCCATTATTAGATAGGATGTGTACTAAATGTTAATTTTTGGAAGGCAACAGATATTGTCACATGGCAGAAAGTGTAAGGCAGCATGAACCCTTTCTGGCCCCATTTTGCTTGATCTCTGTCCCCAAAACATAATCAAAGATGATCATCGGAAATGACTGCATTTTgctttgtttaatttttttttccttcgtaTTTTCAATGTTTTTGTCTCTTTTCTGCCTTCTTTATGCTTTGAGCTTTTAGGTTTCTTGGGAAGTAGCTTGGACTTTGTAATGTTTGAGATTGTTCTAATTCACCTCTGTTTTTAATCCTAAAAATTGTAGTAGTAATCCACATTAGTGAAATTACTATTCTTTCGGTGTATTGTGTTCTATAGATAGGGAATATAGATCCACTAGGCCTGTCACTTTTCTACTACATGGACTGATGATTTGATTAGTTGACCATCGGATAGATTTGGCTCGTTTGATAGAGACTTGTCTAAGTTTGGTGGTCATTCTTGATCATAAAGGCTACAGCCATAGCCTCCGTCCCCCTTGCTGTCTTCTCCTTATACTTTTTATGTACATTAAAATAGATGCCCTAGATTGTTTTTTCTCATCTGAATTATCCATGGAGTAAATTTAATTTCCAATTCTATCATTTAAATGATGGTGTAGAGACAATTATGGGTATGTTTCAGACTTCTGATATTGGACTCCTTCAAATTTTCGACTAATTGTTTCTtatatggggaaaaaaaagaatatgtagtcttcttttgctttagttgtcaaggcattgcctaggcgtCTAGGAGCATTTTGTGGTGTCTGGGCGTTTGTTGCCCCTTAGTGGTATTGAACgccttggcccttatttatgccaaatatcatttaaaacttaagatattatttataaataaacaactaccccctatttgaatccaataaaaatagttaaaaatcaaattccaaaaggataaaaagtcaacccctcagttcaagaccaaaaactggattttctgcgataggtgaaattttcaactttctaatgctggggtttttctcaaatctaaaaattccataaatattaatatggtaaacattgctaaaaaccaagagtgcggtaaaatattcatttttttatatctaaaaaaaatatttttgttcagagtgattttgacagcatttgcgtacaccaaataaggtttgaccgaaacataactccttcaatataaatcagagttaagcaattttggatttgttggaaagctggttttgtggtctagctaatacaaaaagtctcatgtaaaaataaaatcatttaaccagtcaaacttcttagagaacaataACATTTCTCcaaatcgagagcagtttaattacttatagataagattaTATTTtctataaaccaaatgtgagactaggtgtaccatgacaatgaccaattccaagaatagtataaaccaactctatgttttgattgtttcaaaattccaatagcttgctttttcagttctgctgtcttctagttctatgttgatttttgatgacttgatgtggcttaatattgatttttgatgacttgatgtgacttaatgtggaTTTTTAATGACTTGACGTGGCTTAATGTGGACTTTTGATggcttgatgtggcttaatgttgatttttttatgatataaggtatacattgtaacatactaaataatgttagaaaagaggggaaataagaAATATCATCTccgcgccttggtcgcctaagcgcttaggcaccctccactgccttgggtAGCCTCGACAActatgttttatatatatatatatatatatgtgtgatAAGTATTGTtgcagatgatgatgatgatgttgttgttattaatattatttcTTTTGCAGAGATGGTTGAAACAATGAAGAAGGTTGCTAGATTAGAAGTGGAACTGACACTGGAGGAGAGGAATCTGTTGTCAGTTGGGTATAAGAATGTGATTGGGGCGAGAAGGGCTTCATGGAGGATATTATCTTCGATTGAGCAAAAGGAGGAGGCCAGAGGGAATGAGATAAATGTGAAGAGGATAAGAAATTACAGGCAGAGGGTTGAGGATGAGCTTTCAAGGATCTGCAATGACATCTTATCTGTTATTGATGAACACCTCCTTCCATCCTCATCAACTGGAGAATCGATGGTTTTCTACTATAAGATGTGAGaaacttatttttattattttcttacaATTGTTTGTGGAATTTTACTGTTTCGAGCCTATGAGTGATGGATTGAAGATGATGTGGTATGGATTATTTGTGTTCTTATTGCCTGCTTTTAGGATTAAAGAATAAGAGGAAGCCAATAAGCCATTGGCATGCATGTGTTGTTTTTGGCATACATGTAGGAGGATTATAGGATTTACATTTCCTGTGTCCTACCAGTGAGATCTTCAGAGTTGCACTTGCTTTTAGTCTAAGACATCTCTGAGGTGTGAGATCAATCAGATAGTAGACCCTACAGTATTTCAGTGTCTAAAATCATGGGTGGTGGGGGTGATGTTTTCTATTCTGTGGTTACCTACTAGCCTGATTATCATGATTCCttagttttttaaaatttgtttatcctattttgtaatgtttcttttcctttttaacatTTTTGCAATGCTGATACAGATCTACTTTTATTGTCCTCTTCTCTTGCCAGGAAGGGAGACTATTGTCGATATTTGGCTGAATTTAAAGCAGGGAGTAGTCGTAAAGAGGCTGCAGATCAGTCACTTAAGGCCTATCAAGTCTGTTCAGTTGTTTCTTGCACTggcatcttttctttctttcttcttcttttttaattttaggggggggggggacggggGGAGGGttatggatttttattttttatagttgTCTTTTTCACATTTGAAGATCTATATTTTATAATAGCAGTTGTAATGGATATATTTTAATGATGTAGGCTGCTACTAGTACTGCTACAACAGATCTGCCACCAACTCATCCTATCAGACTTGGCCTGGCCCTGAACTACTCAGTATTTTATTATGAGATATTGAACTCCCCTGAAAGGTTTGCATGAATCTTTCGCTCTCAAGCTTTGACCTCAAGTCCCCTTCTCGCTGTTTGAAAATGTAATCTTATATATCTTTGCATGTCTCTTAGATCTCATCTTTATTCTCGTTTACTAATTTGTTTTTCTGAAGCAATCATTGATTATTTTATGATTATGACTACACTCTTCCATTTAAGATGGAGACATGTATGTTTTATTAACTTCAATATTGGTGCCAATTCTGTGGTACACAGGGCATGCCATCTGGCTAAACAAGCATTTGACGATGCAATTGCGGAACTTGATACCCTTAACGAAGAATCTTACAAGGACAGCACCCTTATAATACAGCTTCTTAGGGATAATCTCACACTGTGGACCTCAGATTTGCCAGATGAGGGAGGTAAATAATCATAAATCCATTCCATTAACATCTCAGTTAATtcctatttttctccttttcatctcttatttctttttcaatttctaGTCTTTATACTTTATTGCTTAATTCGATTTCATTTTAGTTGTTTCATGATGGCTCATATCGTTATATAGATGACTGCTACAGCTCATATCGTTGTAGAGATGACTACTACAGAGTAGACAGTATATTAGTGAGTGTGAAGGAAGAGTAATGTAAGCAGTATAGCATGTTTCTGCTGGATTTGGTGTAACCTTTGAAGTTTAAAAAATTGAACCCCAAGAAAGAAATTGTTGGACTTACACTTCTCATTTAACCAATCAGTGGGCTTAAAATTAGAAcatctttcatttatttttcatGATAAATTTAAAATGTCTGctctttattctttattttgaaaatataatttatttggCAAGGAGATGGCTGTTCTAGTACAAATATTGCATGTGTGAATAGAATATTACCAGAACTATTAAGCCTGCTATGTTAGCTTTTGACCGTGTTGGGAACTATGTTACCTGAATGGAAAATCACTAGAGAGCTATTAAGCCTGCTATGTTGGGTTCTTGCCTGTGTTGGAACTATGTTACTTGGAAACTTCAAATTATGAGCAGTACCCATGTCTGACACTTCATGAAAGTCAACGATAGTGCAATAAATGGAATTGTTGCTGTGCCGATGAAGTGTCCTTTGCCAGTATCTTGGTATCATAGGTTGAGAACATGTCGAGTTTCTTTTGGATGACCTTGACTCCCATGTTTGCTAACTTCATATTCCCCCAGTCTCTGTCTCGAACTTGAAAGCTTGTCTTGAATGGATTTCCCTGTTCCCAGGTTCCATATTGGTAAGCTGGTTATGAATTCCATACTTATACTGCGCACTGTTTTAGCGATCTGCATCCTCCTCTTTGCTTACCATCAGCAGCAATTTGTCAATAGATTTCTTGTTCAAcctcttccccttcccccccccccccccccacaaaaaaaaatgtttggcAGGTTTCCTCAAATGCTGAAAGTTGCAGTTTCTGTATGAGTAAGTAATTTCTTGGGGCCTTGCATAAATTGTCCAGGTCCTTTTCATGAACTTAGGTTGAGATGTTGAAATTCTTTGCTTGTGTGGTCATTTAAACATGTTATAACCTCCAATAACCTTCCATCTCGCATCCTAAACAGAGCGAGGAAGTTTGAGGCCTTCAGCAGAGCCTATCTAACGGCATCGTGGTCAATCAATCGCGGTTGGGGTTGTCCTAGATCAGTCAATCCTGTCTGCTTTCCTGGTCGTCCAATCGATTGCACTTCCCCGGTCGTCCAATCAATCGTCGCCGTGCTTTGTGGTCAATCATGTAGAAAACAGCAGTAGCAACCTTTTGAACAGAGTCAATAAGAAATTACCCGTTAGCTCCTGGGCCGCTAATTCGATATGAAAGGAAAGCGGCTCTCCCTTCCTTATCCTAATCCTAACTCCCACTTGCTTTCCTTTAGGTGTGCTCTAAGGCTCAATCAaaaggatatttttattttttgtttttatcccTAGGCTTTCTCCTCAAAACAGGAGAGGGATTTGGGCAGTGGGAAGTAAGGGACGTCGAGTCTGACAAACAGGGTGACAAAATGACTTGGTAAGTTGATGCACCCTGAGTGGGTATCATCATATTAGCCCTCAATGCACGATTTATTCAGCATTTTGTGCCAGaccatcttttccttttcttgggcATTGTCTGATAAGCTAAGATTGCATTTTCTTGGAACCGAATTCCCAAACTTGCTTTGCTTGGGTCCCAAGTCACGACATACACTTTTTTTGCGGGTTGGTTATGGTGCCTAAAGCTGTGGCTTTTTATATGCTTGCTTAATTGCTTATTCAACTGCACCGGTATACTGTATCTTCTAAGTTCCTTTCCAGTTGACCAAGTGCTTGGGTATCTCATTGCCCCTAAGTAGATGGGGGTAGACTATGTTGTGGTAAATTCTGGGGTAGGATGGCCTATTATAGTCATGGAATTTCACCATGATTTTAGTTAGTATCACAATCTATATGCCTCTCTGCATCTGGGTCCAGCTTTTGTCAGGATTGTCTTTTTGGGTATTGATGGAACTTAGAGCCAAGATGCAAATTAGTGGGGACTAGGCAATAGGCATTTCTATTTCCAAAATGATGTCTGAAAGTTTTGCCTTTCCTAGGGTAGGTTAATGATGTGCTTCCAACAATGAAGCTATTGAGAATCAGGTTGGAGCTCATGACGAAGCTTTAACCGTGGATATTTTTTTAGCCAAAGTTAGATCCATCTTCCAGATCTCTTACGCTTTCCTAATAGTATTGAAATTTTTATCCCTGCTAAGTCAACCATTCCAATTCAATGGAATATGTAAAGGTTATTCTGGTTCACATGAAGAGTGTCCTGAGAAGTCCTTGCACGGTTGCACCTTGAAGCTCCCATTATTACACAAGTATATCATAGTAAGCCATATATCATGCTCCTATGTTCCACAGTAAGGACTAGAAGGGGCAAGCTGGAACTTTGCCTGAGCATTATCTGTATTGCAGTAATTGCCTTGATGCAAGGGCAAATAAGACCACAAGCATTTGCACTGGGTTTTTGGCATTTGAACTGGGATGACCATATTAGGTTTATGGCTGTTCCTTGTTTCTGTCTTGAATCGAGACAAAGGCCAACtcacagagagagacagaggagggGCATTGGGAGTATCAAGATATAAGTGAGGATAACTTACCAATCGTTTCTATCCATTGCCATGAACTCATGCTGCATCACCTGCTCAAATTTGCCAAGATCAAAATTGGAGGAGACTGAACTGAGCCTGTATCTCGATCTTGAAAATCTTGTGTAGAAGATCTATATTACAGATATTAGAGATCAATATTCTGAATTCTAACAAATTTTGCTTTCGACCGACAGCAAGGCCTGTTGTTTTTTATACCCTTCTGTTATGGTTATTTAGGACTGGGTCTCAGGTCCAGAGGTTAACAGCTGACTGATGATATCTTTTTTTGCAATTTGTTGTTTAGGACTGGCCGGTGATCAATCAAAGAGTGATGAACATGAGGAAGAGGTAAGAAGTTACTCTCGACACTCGAGGTTAATGGGGTTATTATAGTTCCTTTGCAATAGTGAATTATACTTTCTGGAATCTCAACCAAGTTGTGACCGACCTTAATTTCTAAAATAGTAAAGTGGAAAGGCTGGATGCTTTGATAGCTGTTTCCAGTTTGTTTCTTTCTAAAATTTGGACAACCACCCCCTTCTGTTGGGGAATAATGGAAGGTGTGGTTGTGTGTTAATACTTAATAGTCTGAATGTGGCCTTTAAGTGGTggcatgcatgcacatgcacaGAGAGAGTGCCTGCACCATTTGATGGTTCCCACCGAGACATCTTGCATTAAAATCATTCGAACTGCTTAACAGTTACCATCTGATGTAACTACTAGAATAATTTATTGGAGACTAATATGATCCTGTAATATTCTTTGATGGATGTGCTTTCTTTTGATGTGTTGTGTATCCTCAAATCTTTCTTGCAGAAATAATTGGGCCAGAAGGGCGAGTGATTCTTCTGGGACTGTCAAGGGAGGATGAAATAAGATAGCAGCATTGAGACCCATTACTATCAGCACCAACTGGTGACTCCTGGCTTGTATTATGTGTAGCAGTGTGGTTTAAGATTATTGCCTTTTTTTTAAGACACATTAAATGCTCTATGTAGTAAAGTGAAGTGGTTTGTTGGATCAACAATActtatttaaaattaaatttattctGGATGATAGTGATTCTGTGAAGGGAAACTGGTTAACCTTATAGTCTTCCACTAGTCTTagcttttctcttttatataatGATCTGTACATTATTAACATTTAACTTTTAGATTATAATATTGGAtagagtttccctccacccatggtgaatgggattccATTCCCTGCAGGACGGGAGAGGGTGGGAAAGgatatcaggagggtattttagaacatataaaAACCTTAGGAGGGGTTTATGAatcctaagatggtgggtgaaccatcctctatgggtagAGAGAAATTTATAGTCttataatattttattggggtgctgttctctgtgccgcagcgtagcctGCGGCCAAACACATGGCGGTGGgtgtaatgaccaccctgccctctGCAtaggctgtccatgtgcctggggGCAGGTTGCGTtgtggcacaaagaacattctccctattttATTTATCGGAATAAATGATTTgtatagttttaattttttcagTTTTATAATGAAAAGTAGTCATAGGGATGGGTCCCATTAGGGACGGCCTTTCTTTGACATGAGACTATGGTTGGAGGAATCGGATTTGGTTGATACCGTACGATCTGCGCCTTGCAgtcaaagaaatgaaataattcactCACTCTTCCTTTGGATTCACAAATTACCCTCGTTtaagttttaatattttttaaaatatctttTATGATTCTGTTTCTTTGGCTGTGAACTGGGTAGTAAGTACATTCCTGTAATCCGTGTAACAGCAAAATTTCTTCTGCTATAAATGTCTCTCCTCTATTTTATGAATGGTTGATAGTACATCCTTTATAACGCTATACCATATGGTCCGAACCCTAGGCTTTGTGCTCCTAGGAAGGGATCCATCTCCTGTGTCAAACAACatattccatttttttatttttagcatTTTCTTCAATGTAATGTTTTATCCCTTCAAAAGGGCTATATAGTCACGCTAATCTCCTGTTCGGAGGTTGGAACAATAAGGTCCATCGACACCTGACTGATACGGCCAAATAATGGACCATTGCAGTGAGATCCCCGTGCACTGAATGGGACCACTCCTGCACGGAAAATTACTTTCCAATTTATAAATAGGTTTTCTgtcacatgttaagtttcaacTTAAATATAGTTGATTAAATGGCAAAATAgagttttgcaaaaatctaaaATCACACCCTCTCCAACTACTTGGGTGTTCTTTTTCTGCTATTGTAATATATTACAATAGGCATACATGGACATACACATGGATGTATACCAGAGGAATAAGGACAGGAATCACCACATTATCCTACCATGTGGCAGAATTAGGTGGACTGCCAAGAGATTAGGGAAGGCATGGGTAGTACAAGTTTGGACCACCTATCCATATGTCACGTCTGATTAGGTAATTACACATTTGGGTAGGTTATCCGGGTTCTGATTGCACCGGGTAAGACATTGCCCTTCCaatccctttcttttttgtttttgtttgctatacagttttcttctgtttttagAACAATTCTTTATTCTTGTCATGCATGTAGATTCAGAAccttctattgtttttttttttttttttttttcactcgaAAACCCCTCAAGGGGGAAATTTTATTATATCCCAAGGGACAGCAATGTAGATACAATgtggacgaaattttgctgctacactagtAGTAGGAACATACAGTAACAGAAACAAAGGGATAGAATGAACCCAGTAagatatttatgaacccaaaagggaggtaaattattccatttccttggctgtcaGCCTTGTAGTAGCAACATTCCTACTACAAGTGTAGCGGCAAAATTTTTTCCATACAATACTAAGGTCATCCGGGAGATCCGGGAAGAAGTGACTCCGCATACCCAAGCGGCCAAGCGAGGGTAGAATGGGGTTCATATAGA
The sequence above is a segment of the Telopea speciosissima isolate NSW1024214 ecotype Mountain lineage chromosome 7, Tspe_v1, whole genome shotgun sequence genome. Coding sequences within it:
- the LOC122669796 gene encoding 14-3-3 protein 7-like; translated protein: MEKERERYVYMAKVAEQAERYDEMVETMKKVARLEVELTLEERNLLSVGYKNVIGARRASWRILSSIEQKEEARGNEINVKRIRNYRQRVEDELSRICNDILSVIDEHLLPSSSTGESMVFYYKMKGDYCRYLAEFKAGSSRKEAADQSLKAYQAATSTATTDLPPTHPIRLGLALNYSVFYYEILNSPERACHLAKQAFDDAIAELDTLNEESYKDSTLIIQLLRDNLTLWTSDLPDEGEIIGPEGRVILLGLSREDEIR